The following coding sequences lie in one Enterococcus sp. 9E7_DIV0242 genomic window:
- a CDS encoding purine-nucleoside phosphorylase, with protein sequence MTKLKEQLQETTAFLKEKGIGDVDFGLILGSGLGELADEIEEPIAVPFSEVPHFSVSTVVGHAGQLVYGTLSGKKVLAMQGRFHYYEGHSMQVVTYPVRMMAALGIHSIVVTNAAGGVNKAFEPGNLMLITDHINFTGDNPLIGENEDEMGPRFPDMSQAYTKDYQEIARKIAAEQGISLKEGVYMGFSGPTYETPAEIHMARTIGADAVGMSTVAEVIVAAHSGLKVLGISCITNLAAGMQSSLNHEEVVETTQRVKEQFKQLIKSTLEEL encoded by the coding sequence ATGACAAAACTGAAGGAACAATTACAAGAAACTACGGCTTTTTTAAAAGAAAAAGGAATTGGTGATGTAGATTTTGGCTTGATTTTAGGCTCAGGTTTGGGCGAACTGGCAGATGAAATCGAAGAGCCAATTGCTGTGCCGTTTTCAGAAGTACCGCATTTTTCCGTTTCAACGGTTGTCGGTCATGCCGGCCAATTGGTTTATGGGACTCTTTCAGGGAAAAAAGTACTGGCTATGCAAGGGCGCTTCCATTACTATGAAGGACACTCTATGCAAGTTGTTACGTATCCGGTTCGTATGATGGCTGCACTAGGTATTCATTCCATCGTGGTAACAAATGCTGCAGGTGGTGTGAATAAAGCCTTTGAACCAGGAAATCTAATGCTGATTACAGATCATATCAACTTTACTGGGGACAATCCATTGATTGGTGAAAATGAAGATGAAATGGGTCCACGCTTCCCGGACATGAGTCAGGCGTATACAAAAGATTATCAAGAAATAGCGCGTAAAATCGCGGCTGAACAAGGGATTTCATTGAAAGAAGGTGTGTACATGGGCTTTTCAGGTCCTACGTATGAAACACCAGCTGAAATCCATATGGCACGCACAATCGGTGCAGATGCGGTTGGGATGTCGACTGTTGCAGAAGTAATTGTTGCGGCTCATAGCGGGCTGAAGGTTCTAGGCATTTCGTGCATCACCAATTTAGCTGCCGGTATGCAAAGTAGTTTGAACCATGAAGAAGTTGTTGAAACAACCCAGCGTGTCAAAGAGCAGTTCAAGCAGCTGATCAAGAGTACGCTGGAAGAGTTATAA
- a CDS encoding ABC transporter substrate-binding protein: MKLFNKYAVLGLSLLVGGALLAACGSNDSATKASTESTTAEEHVMTDALGNEVTIPANPKKIIGSYLEDYLVALDVTPFAQWTVNNSSIQDYLQDKLDGIPTISYDLPYEEVLKYEPDLLLVSSSALVEGGKYDEYSKIAPTYVVKNGDDVTWRDQLLDVGAVLDKEKQAEAVLSDYDALAEKTKEDLADKVGEQSAAVLWITNNQAFMVGETRSSGTVLYGDLGLKVPSLVKEVSKDATADWSSVSLEKLAELDADNLFVINSDESDPFFQEDVWKNLPAVKNDKVFSFGKDSGWLYNGPIANTRIIEDVTASLAGK, encoded by the coding sequence ATGAAATTATTTAATAAATACGCTGTACTGGGCTTATCTTTATTGGTGGGCGGCGCGTTATTGGCGGCCTGTGGCTCAAACGATTCTGCAACAAAAGCTTCTACTGAAAGCACCACAGCGGAAGAACACGTAATGACAGATGCATTGGGTAATGAAGTGACCATTCCAGCTAATCCAAAGAAAATAATCGGAAGTTATCTGGAAGATTATCTAGTTGCATTGGATGTAACACCCTTTGCACAATGGACAGTAAACAATTCAAGCATTCAAGATTATTTACAGGATAAGCTGGATGGTATTCCCACAATTTCTTATGACTTACCTTACGAAGAAGTATTAAAATATGAGCCGGATTTATTACTGGTCAGCTCTTCCGCTTTGGTCGAGGGTGGGAAATATGATGAGTATAGCAAAATCGCTCCTACCTATGTGGTAAAAAACGGGGATGATGTAACCTGGAGAGATCAATTATTGGATGTCGGTGCAGTTTTGGATAAAGAAAAACAGGCGGAAGCAGTCCTTTCTGACTATGATGCTCTTGCTGAGAAAACAAAAGAAGACTTAGCTGATAAAGTTGGTGAACAATCTGCAGCTGTTTTGTGGATTACGAATAATCAAGCATTCATGGTTGGAGAAACTCGTTCAAGTGGTACCGTTCTTTACGGTGATCTTGGTTTGAAGGTCCCTTCATTGGTCAAAGAGGTTTCTAAAGACGCTACTGCCGATTGGAGCAGTGTTTCACTAGAGAAATTGGCGGAGCTGGATGCGGACAACCTTTTTGTCATCAACAGCGACGAATCTGACCCATTCTTCCAAGAAGACGTTTGGAAGAACCTTCCAGCAGTGAAGAACGATAAAGTCTTTAGCTTCGGAAAAGATTCAGGCTGGTTGTATAATGGCCCCATCGCCAATACCAGAATTATTGAAGATGTAACAGCTTCGTTAGCTGGAAAATAA
- the deoB gene encoding phosphopentomutase, translating into MFKRVHLVVMDSVGIGEAPDADKFGDVGSDTLGHIAKEAGLTIPHLENLGLGTIAPLHNVEAKTDHVGYATKLEEVSVGKDTMTGHWEIMGLNIQKPFRVFPEGFPDALLKQIEEFSGRKIVCNKPYSGTAVIDDYGEHQMKTGDLIVYTSADPVLQIAAHEEIIPLEELYRICQYVRDITKDEPYMIGRIIARPYLGEPGNFTRTSNRHDYALDPFGHTVLDSLKEGGKDVIAVGKINDIFNGQGITESVRTKSNMDGVDQLLNVMKKDFTGLSFTNLVDFDALFGHRRDVAGYARAIEEFDLRIPELLDAMQDDDLLLITADHGNDPTFPGTDHTREYVPLLAYSKNMKSQGKLAQGYYADISATIAENFEVAPTKNGTSFLKDLK; encoded by the coding sequence GGTCATATTGCGAAAGAAGCAGGCCTGACAATTCCTCATTTAGAGAATTTGGGGCTAGGAACGATTGCGCCTCTTCACAATGTAGAAGCAAAGACAGATCATGTGGGATATGCAACGAAGCTTGAAGAGGTTTCTGTTGGTAAAGATACAATGACAGGTCACTGGGAAATTATGGGCTTGAACATTCAAAAGCCATTCCGTGTATTTCCAGAAGGCTTTCCAGATGCGCTCTTAAAACAAATTGAAGAATTCTCCGGAAGGAAAATTGTCTGTAACAAACCTTACAGTGGTACGGCTGTTATCGATGACTATGGCGAGCATCAAATGAAGACGGGTGATCTGATCGTTTATACTTCGGCGGACCCAGTCCTACAGATTGCGGCACATGAAGAAATCATTCCTTTAGAAGAGCTGTATCGTATTTGTCAGTATGTTCGTGATATTACCAAGGATGAGCCTTATATGATTGGACGAATCATTGCGCGTCCTTATCTTGGTGAACCGGGCAACTTTACTCGTACAAGTAACCGTCATGACTACGCCTTGGACCCATTTGGCCATACAGTCCTTGATTCTTTAAAAGAGGGCGGGAAAGATGTGATCGCTGTTGGGAAAATCAACGACATCTTCAATGGTCAAGGAATCACAGAATCTGTTCGCACGAAAAGTAACATGGATGGTGTAGATCAGCTGTTGAATGTGATGAAGAAAGATTTTACCGGTTTGAGTTTTACGAACTTGGTAGACTTTGATGCATTGTTTGGTCATCGTCGTGATGTTGCGGGTTATGCTCGTGCAATCGAAGAGTTTGATTTACGTATCCCTGAATTACTGGATGCTATGCAGGACGATGATTTACTGCTGATTACTGCCGATCATGGGAACGATCCGACCTTCCCGGGAACAGATCATACAAGAGAGTATGTTCCGTTACTTGCTTATAGTAAGAATATGAAGAGTCAAGGGAAACTAGCTCAAGGATACTATGCAGATATTTCTGCAACAATAGCTGAAAATTTTGAAGTTGCACCCACTAAAAATGGGACAAGCTTCTTGAAAGACTTGAAATAG
- the deoD gene encoding purine-nucleoside phosphorylase has protein sequence MSVHIEAKQGEIADKILLPGDPLRAKYIAETFLENPVCYNQVRGMLGYTGTYKGERVSVQGTGMGMPSATIYAHELINSYDVKKLIRVGTCGALSTDVHVRDLIIAQGAATSSAMIAKNFQQFHYPPIGDFDLLLKAYKLSTEKGFTTHVGNVLSEDTFYKDDTTETMKLAELGVLGVEMEAAALYYLGAKFHVQALAICTVSDHIITGEETTAEERQTTFNEMIEVGLETAIAK, from the coding sequence ATGAGTGTTCATATTGAAGCGAAACAAGGTGAAATTGCTGATAAAATTTTACTGCCGGGCGATCCATTGAGAGCCAAATATATTGCAGAAACCTTTTTAGAAAATCCCGTTTGTTACAATCAAGTACGTGGAATGTTAGGGTATACAGGAACCTATAAAGGGGAACGTGTTTCTGTTCAAGGGACAGGGATGGGGATGCCATCTGCAACGATTTATGCACATGAGCTGATCAATTCTTACGATGTGAAAAAGCTGATTCGTGTCGGTACCTGTGGCGCACTTTCAACAGATGTTCATGTTCGTGACTTGATTATTGCGCAAGGGGCAGCAACTAGCTCTGCGATGATCGCTAAAAATTTCCAGCAGTTCCACTATCCGCCAATCGGGGACTTTGATTTATTGTTGAAAGCATATAAACTTTCAACTGAAAAAGGCTTTACGACACATGTTGGGAATGTTTTGTCAGAAGATACCTTCTATAAAGATGATACAACAGAAACCATGAAGCTTGCAGAATTAGGTGTTCTGGGTGTAGAGATGGAAGCAGCAGCGCTCTATTATCTTGGTGCGAAGTTCCATGTTCAGGCTTTGGCGATCTGCACAGTCAGTGATCATATCATCACTGGAGAAGAAACAACGGCTGAGGAAAGACAGACGACTTTCAATGAAATGATTGAGGTTGGTTTGGAAACAGCTATAGCGAAATAA